Proteins from one Euzebyales bacterium genomic window:
- a CDS encoding ribosome-binding factor A, which yields MGSPRANRVPERIKEILAELVGTLKDPRVGFVTITDVRTTADFGKATVYYTVLGAPDDSSPSDRSAAHPPGSSGDPSSVAVVAGDDKEAARAQERTAEGLASATPLLRRELGRRLRLRQVPVLEFVHDPVPARGRRIEALLDEARPDK from the coding sequence GTGGGTTCCCCCCGAGCCAACCGCGTCCCCGAGCGGATCAAGGAGATCCTCGCCGAGCTCGTCGGCACGCTGAAGGATCCCCGTGTCGGGTTCGTCACGATCACCGACGTCCGCACGACCGCCGACTTCGGCAAGGCGACCGTCTACTATACGGTGCTCGGCGCTCCTGATGACAGTTCGCCTTCTGACCGCTCAGCCGCCCACCCTCCAGGGTCCTCCGGCGACCCGTCATCAGTCGCGGTGGTCGCGGGTGACGACAAGGAGGCGGCACGGGCGCAGGAGCGGACGGCCGAGGGGCTGGCAAGCGCGACACCGTTGCTGCGGCGCGAGCTGGGCCGGCGGCTGCGGCTCCGGCAGGTCCCGGTGCTCGAGTTCGTCCACGATCCCGTCCCGGCGCGTGGTCGGCGGATCGAGGCGTTGCTCGACGAGGCGCGACCGGACAAGTGA
- a CDS encoding ribonuclease J: MSGRPVEISFFGGLGEIGANMAAIEVDGRIALIDVGLIFPDAEHYGIDLILPDWSVLRDRADDVDCVVLTHGHEDHIGALPFFLREFGPLPVYGSRLTLGLVRAKLEEHPDVTAEMVEVEAGERIEAPPFDLEFVAMNHSIPDALGVALHTSHGTVLHSGDFKLDQTPIDGRPTDLPHLAALGDAGVALLLADSTNAEVGGLIPSERVVGHTLREVFAEATGRIVVTTFASHIHRVQQVLSAAREEGRRVCFVGRSMVRNTAIARELGYLDYDDTEIIELDQVDTLPADDVVIICTGSQGEPFAALSLMAVGQHRQVTVGEGDTVVMASSVIPGNEHAIYRSINNLFRRGARVVHKGVADIHVSGHASADELRMVHNIVRPKAVIPVHGEYRHLVVHAGIARETGVDPAQVLVCSDGDRVVLEDGVVRRGEGFTAGRVFVDGLGVGDVGNAVLRDRHRLSNEGICVATVVLDSRGRVVGDIDVTQSGIIYEKEHSDLLTKAAGVLQGELADRGHEGDPSVVRRLVVQTLARFWRDEVGRRPVIHPLIVEV; the protein is encoded by the coding sequence ATGAGCGGTCGACCGGTCGAGATCTCCTTCTTCGGCGGACTCGGTGAGATCGGTGCCAACATGGCGGCGATCGAGGTCGATGGCCGCATCGCACTGATCGATGTCGGGCTGATCTTCCCGGACGCCGAGCACTACGGCATCGACCTGATCCTGCCGGACTGGTCCGTCCTGCGCGACCGCGCCGACGACGTGGACTGCGTGGTGCTCACCCACGGCCACGAGGACCACATCGGAGCGCTGCCGTTCTTCCTGCGCGAGTTCGGTCCGCTGCCGGTCTACGGCAGCCGGCTGACGTTGGGGCTGGTGCGCGCCAAGCTCGAGGAGCATCCCGACGTCACGGCGGAGATGGTCGAGGTCGAGGCGGGGGAGCGCATCGAGGCGCCGCCGTTCGATCTCGAGTTCGTCGCGATGAACCACTCGATCCCCGACGCGCTGGGCGTCGCCTTGCACACGTCGCACGGAACGGTCCTGCACTCGGGTGACTTCAAGCTCGACCAGACGCCGATCGACGGGCGGCCCACGGACCTGCCCCACCTGGCGGCGCTGGGCGACGCCGGCGTCGCACTGCTGCTCGCCGACTCGACCAACGCAGAGGTCGGCGGACTGATCCCCAGCGAGCGTGTCGTCGGCCACACCCTGCGCGAGGTGTTCGCCGAAGCGACCGGCCGCATCGTCGTCACGACGTTCGCGAGCCACATCCACCGCGTGCAGCAGGTGCTGTCGGCGGCGCGCGAGGAGGGTCGCCGCGTCTGCTTCGTCGGCCGGTCGATGGTGCGCAACACCGCGATCGCCCGCGAGTTGGGCTACCTGGACTACGACGACACCGAGATCATCGAACTGGATCAGGTTGACACGCTGCCGGCGGACGACGTCGTGATCATCTGCACGGGCTCGCAGGGCGAGCCGTTCGCCGCCCTGTCGTTGATGGCGGTCGGCCAGCACCGGCAGGTCACCGTCGGCGAGGGCGACACGGTCGTCATGGCGTCGTCGGTCATCCCTGGCAACGAGCACGCCATCTACCGCTCGATCAACAACCTGTTCAGGCGAGGCGCGCGCGTCGTGCACAAGGGTGTCGCCGACATCCACGTGTCCGGCCACGCGTCGGCCGACGAACTGCGCATGGTCCACAACATCGTGCGCCCGAAGGCTGTGATCCCGGTGCACGGCGAGTACCGCCACTTGGTGGTCCACGCGGGGATCGCGCGCGAGACCGGCGTCGATCCGGCGCAGGTGCTCGTGTGCTCCGACGGCGACCGCGTCGTGCTCGAGGACGGCGTCGTGCGCCGGGGGGAGGGCTTCACCGCCGGGCGCGTCTTCGTCGACGGTCTCGGCGTCGGGGATGTCGGCAACGCCGTGCTCCGCGACCGTCACCGCCTGTCCAACGAAGGCATCTGCGTGGCCACCGTCGTCCTCGACTCGCGCGGTCGGGTGGTCGGCGACATCGACGTCACGCAGAGCGGGATCATCTACGAGAAGGAGCACTCCGACCTGCTGACCAAAGCGGCGGGAGTGCTGCAGGGTGAGCTCGCGGACCGCGGTCATGAGGGGGATCCGAGCGTCGTGCGCCGCCTCGTCGTGCAGACGTTGGCGCGCTTCTGGCGCGACGAGGTCGGTCGCCGTCCCGTCATCCATCCGCTGATCGTGGAGGTGTGA
- the rpsO gene encoding 30S ribosomal protein S15, with translation MSRAVIADKRKIIEEYATDEHDTGSPEVQVALLTARINHLTEHLKTHAKDHHSRRGLLQMVGRRRRLLGYLQQTDVERYRTLIKRLGLRR, from the coding sequence ATGAGCAGAGCGGTCATCGCTGACAAGCGCAAGATCATCGAGGAGTACGCGACCGACGAGCACGACACCGGCTCGCCGGAGGTGCAGGTCGCGCTGCTGACGGCGCGGATCAACCATCTGACCGAGCACCTGAAGACCCACGCCAAGGACCACCACTCGCGCCGCGGCCTGCTGCAGATGGTCGGCCGCCGCCGGCGCCTGCTGGGGTACCTCCAGCAGACCGACGTCGAGCGGTACCGGACGCTGATCAAGCGTCTCGGCCTGCGTCGGTGA
- the dapB gene encoding 4-hydroxy-tetrahydrodipicolinate reductase, with amino-acid sequence MRVAVIGAHGRMGSLTCQAMAEAADLELVARVGSGDALDEVVDGGADVAVEFTTPATVHDNVVWLLDRGIHAVVGASGLDAAQLEDLSRRTGTAHCLVVPNFAIGAVLMMRLAEQVAAHMPQAEIIEAHHERKADAPSGTALRTAERIAAARRGTVAVPGPVDNVARGMIRDDVPVHSVRLPGVVASQAVVFGATGQTLTIRHDSIDRRSFMPGVLMAVRAVGDLPGLTVGLDALL; translated from the coding sequence ATGCGTGTCGCAGTGATCGGTGCCCACGGCCGGATGGGCTCGCTGACGTGTCAGGCGATGGCCGAGGCCGCGGACCTCGAACTGGTCGCCCGCGTGGGATCGGGTGACGCGCTCGACGAGGTGGTCGACGGCGGCGCCGACGTGGCGGTGGAGTTCACGACCCCGGCCACGGTCCACGACAACGTCGTGTGGCTGCTCGACCGGGGGATCCACGCGGTCGTCGGTGCGTCGGGCCTCGACGCCGCCCAGCTCGAGGACCTGTCGCGGCGGACCGGCACGGCGCACTGCCTGGTCGTGCCGAACTTCGCCATCGGTGCCGTGCTCATGATGCGCCTCGCCGAGCAGGTGGCCGCGCACATGCCCCAGGCCGAGATCATCGAGGCCCACCACGAGCGCAAGGCCGACGCGCCCAGCGGCACCGCGCTGCGCACCGCGGAGCGCATCGCCGCGGCCCGCCGTGGAACCGTCGCGGTACCGGGGCCGGTCGACAACGTCGCACGCGGCATGATCCGTGACGACGTGCCGGTCCACAGCGTCCGGCTGCCCGGCGTCGTGGCGAGTCAGGCGGTCGTGTTCGGCGCGACCGGGCAGACGCTCACGATCCGCCACGACTCGATCGATCGGCGGTCGTTCATGCCGGGCGTGCTCATGGCGGTGCGCGCGGTCGGCGATCTCCCGGGCCTGACCGTCGGGCTCGACGCGCTGCTGTGA
- the truB gene encoding tRNA pseudouridine(55) synthase TruB, translated as MSAGTSMPPDGVLVIDKPVGCTSHDVTNRIRRALRHAYGAAGRRHGHKVGHTGTLDPSATGVLVVCLGRATRLVRWLQAGTKTYEARMQLGRATTTLDADGEITEEHDASHLDERTVCEAFKRFVGPIEQIPPMVSAVKVDGERLHARARRGEVVEREPRAVVVHDLVLVDFTAGVLPEVEFLVSCSAGTYVRSLADDVGRALGVGGHLTALRRLASSGARISQAAALDDALAAIARGDIGELLLTPAAALAQAHYPTVVIAADAVSQLSRGRPIDPTGHDGPVAVVDGAGELIAVVEETDGRARPLIVYSPA; from the coding sequence ATGAGCGCGGGTACGTCGATGCCTCCCGACGGCGTGCTGGTGATCGACAAGCCCGTCGGGTGCACGTCGCACGACGTGACCAACCGCATCCGCCGCGCGCTGCGGCACGCGTACGGTGCGGCCGGTCGGCGCCACGGGCACAAGGTCGGTCACACGGGCACCCTCGATCCGTCCGCCACCGGCGTGCTGGTGGTGTGCCTGGGCAGGGCGACCCGCCTGGTGCGGTGGTTGCAGGCCGGGACGAAGACGTACGAGGCCCGCATGCAGCTGGGCCGGGCGACCACGACGCTGGACGCCGACGGTGAGATCACCGAGGAGCATGATGCGTCGCACCTCGACGAGCGCACGGTGTGCGAGGCGTTCAAGCGCTTCGTCGGTCCGATCGAGCAGATCCCTCCCATGGTGTCGGCGGTGAAGGTGGACGGCGAACGCCTGCACGCCCGCGCGCGGCGCGGCGAGGTGGTCGAACGGGAGCCGCGTGCCGTCGTCGTCCACGATCTGGTCCTCGTGGACTTCACCGCCGGGGTCCTGCCCGAGGTCGAGTTCCTGGTGAGCTGTTCGGCGGGCACCTATGTCAGGTCGCTCGCGGACGACGTCGGCCGCGCACTGGGAGTCGGCGGACACCTCACCGCGCTGCGCCGCCTGGCGTCGAGTGGCGCACGCATCTCACAGGCGGCGGCGCTCGATGACGCCCTGGCCGCCATCGCGCGCGGGGACATCGGCGAGCTGCTGCTGACCCCGGCGGCGGCCCTGGCGCAGGCGCACTACCCTACGGTCGTGATCGCCGCTGACGCCGTCTCCCAGCTGTCCCGCGGTCGTCCCATCGACCCGACCGGCCACGACGGTCCGGTCGCGGTGGTCGACGGTGCGGGCGAGCTCATCGCCGTCGTGGAGGAAACCGACGGCCGGGCGCGTCCGTTGATCGTCTACTCGCCGGCATGA
- a CDS encoding bifunctional oligoribonuclease/PAP phosphatase NrnA, with protein MTVSESAWRQAVDALSAANEVALACHVDPDGDALGSMLALQRFLSGRGVRTAASWGTVDADAGDELAVPPQYAFLPGLDTLVVPERFPASPSLMVAFDTGAPGRLGSLRAAAEAADTLIVLDHHASGEEFGDIRLVDGSLAATAVLVDELISRLGGELDRETAICLYTALVTDTGRFQYASTTPGVLRLAARLISLDIEHAEINRQVWSTHSFGYLKLLAKVLERTTLDPSTALLWTAVTREDLERFGVSWQETEGLIDVLRSVGTARVAMIAKQQSDLAWKVSLRSRGDVDVGVIARDLGGGGHAFLAGLVADGPIEDIVERVSAAIAAHDEVPAAAMSGRGGR; from the coding sequence GTGACCGTCAGCGAGTCCGCGTGGCGTCAGGCCGTCGACGCGCTGTCGGCTGCGAACGAGGTGGCGCTGGCGTGCCACGTCGACCCCGACGGTGACGCGCTCGGCTCCATGCTCGCGCTGCAGCGCTTTCTGAGCGGTCGCGGGGTGAGGACGGCCGCAAGCTGGGGAACCGTCGACGCCGATGCCGGCGACGAGCTCGCGGTCCCTCCGCAGTACGCGTTCCTTCCGGGCCTGGACACGCTCGTGGTGCCGGAGCGCTTCCCGGCCAGCCCGTCGCTGATGGTGGCGTTCGACACCGGGGCACCGGGACGCCTGGGATCGCTGCGGGCCGCCGCCGAGGCGGCCGACACGCTGATCGTGCTCGACCACCATGCCAGTGGTGAGGAGTTCGGCGACATCCGGCTGGTCGATGGCTCGCTGGCCGCGACGGCCGTGCTCGTCGACGAGCTGATCAGCCGGCTCGGCGGTGAGCTGGACCGCGAGACGGCGATCTGCCTGTACACCGCGCTGGTCACCGACACCGGACGGTTCCAGTACGCGAGCACGACGCCGGGGGTGCTGCGGCTGGCGGCACGGCTGATCAGCCTCGACATCGAACACGCGGAGATCAACCGACAGGTGTGGAGCACGCACAGCTTCGGCTACCTCAAGCTGCTCGCGAAGGTCCTGGAGCGCACGACGCTCGATCCGAGCACGGCGCTGCTGTGGACGGCGGTGACCCGCGAGGACCTCGAGCGGTTCGGGGTGTCGTGGCAGGAGACCGAGGGTCTGATCGACGTGCTGCGCAGCGTGGGCACGGCTCGTGTCGCGATGATCGCCAAGCAGCAGTCGGACCTGGCGTGGAAGGTGTCGCTGCGCAGCCGGGGCGATGTCGACGTCGGAGTGATCGCACGGGATCTGGGCGGCGGAGGTCACGCGTTCCTGGCGGGACTGGTCGCAGATGGACCGATCGAGGACATCGTGGAACGGGTGTCGGCGGCCATCGCCGCCCACGACGAGGTGCCGGCGGCCGCCATGTCCGGGAGGGGCGGCCGATGA
- a CDS encoding pitrilysin family protein, with product MHDDPAQGQTLARQDIRQVTLPSGVRLVTERMPDVRSVSVGFWINAGARDEEPQVAGASHFLEHLLFKGTSRRSAAEIAGALEAVGGDLNAFTSKEYTCFYARCLDRDLALSVDVLADMVTSALVAAPDVDAERSVVLEEIRMHRDTPDDLVHSVFSEALFGTHPLGREVLGTAGTISSVPRDDIYAYYRSRYVPSNVVVAVAGNIEHDEVARLVEAALTGWAPADAPPRRQLLTMDRPARPVGLRSRPTEQAHVCFGGVGFARDDERRFAARVLEQAVGGGMASRLFQEVRERRGLAYSVYSYLSSQAEVGYHAVYAGTAVERVTEVLDVVREELARVLRAGLGDDELAAAKGALTGSLILGLEDTGSRMTRLGRAVVCDLPLLSLDDIMAAIDAVDHAAVGDVSRALFGHDWSLAIVGPFEDRDIDRFTGYSDRLAA from the coding sequence ATGCACGACGACCCAGCGCAGGGACAGACCCTCGCGCGGCAGGACATCCGCCAGGTCACGCTCCCGTCGGGCGTCCGGCTCGTGACCGAGCGGATGCCCGATGTCCGCTCGGTCAGTGTCGGCTTCTGGATCAACGCCGGTGCGCGTGACGAGGAGCCGCAGGTCGCCGGAGCGAGCCACTTCCTGGAGCACCTGCTGTTCAAAGGGACGTCCCGGCGCTCGGCCGCCGAGATCGCGGGCGCGTTGGAGGCGGTCGGTGGTGACCTGAACGCCTTCACCAGCAAGGAGTACACCTGCTTCTACGCGCGGTGCCTCGACCGCGACCTGGCGTTGTCCGTCGACGTGCTGGCGGACATGGTCACGTCCGCGCTCGTCGCGGCGCCGGATGTCGACGCCGAGCGGTCGGTGGTGCTCGAAGAGATCCGCATGCACCGCGACACGCCCGACGACCTGGTGCACAGCGTGTTCAGTGAGGCACTGTTCGGGACGCATCCGCTCGGGCGCGAGGTGCTGGGCACCGCGGGCACCATCTCATCGGTGCCCCGCGACGACATCTACGCCTACTACCGGTCGCGGTACGTGCCGTCCAACGTGGTCGTGGCAGTCGCGGGCAACATCGAGCACGACGAGGTGGCCCGTCTCGTCGAGGCCGCGCTGACCGGCTGGGCACCCGCGGACGCGCCGCCCCGCCGTCAACTGCTCACGATGGACCGCCCGGCCCGGCCCGTCGGGCTGCGCAGCCGTCCGACCGAGCAGGCGCACGTGTGCTTCGGCGGCGTCGGCTTCGCCCGCGACGACGAGCGCAGGTTCGCCGCGCGCGTGCTGGAGCAGGCGGTCGGCGGTGGCATGGCGTCGCGGCTGTTCCAGGAGGTCCGTGAGCGCAGGGGGCTGGCCTACTCGGTGTACAGCTACCTGTCCTCGCAGGCCGAGGTGGGCTACCACGCGGTCTACGCCGGCACGGCCGTCGAGCGGGTCACCGAGGTGCTCGACGTCGTACGCGAGGAGTTGGCGAGGGTCCTCCGGGCCGGTCTGGGCGATGACGAACTGGCGGCCGCGAAGGGCGCGCTGACCGGATCGTTGATCCTCGGCCTCGAGGACACCGGCAGCCGCATGACCCGCCTGGGCCGCGCCGTCGTGTGTGACCTGCCGCTGCTGTCGCTGGATGACATCATGGCGGCGATCGATGCGGTCGACCACGCGGCGGTCGGTGACGTCTCCCGCGCGTTGTTCGGCCACGACTGGTCGCTGGCGATCGTCGGCCCGTTCGAGGATCGCGACATCGATCGCTTCACCGGCTACAGCGACCGCCTGGCGGCCTGA
- the dapA gene encoding 4-hydroxy-tetrahydrodipicolinate synthase, which yields MPAFGHVLTAMASPMLPDGTLDLDGAQKLAHHLVEHGNDGLVVAGTTGESPTLSHDETLDLFSAVVDAVGGHAKVVAGVGKNDTAETVALAAEAAPRGIDGIMLVTPYYNRPQVRGLEAHFTTVAAAVDLPVLLYNIPGRTAAEIPPASLLALAERVDNIVGVKDAVKDLDKAAWLVSRKPDDFDVYAGNDIDLLPLLAVGAVGVVSVAGHFVADRLARMIEVFPRDPAAARNDHLALLGLFTALFIESNPAPLKAGLELVGLPGGAVRPPLAAASDATITAMRAALGAAGVVLAGAP from the coding sequence ATGCCCGCGTTCGGACACGTGCTGACGGCGATGGCGAGTCCGATGCTGCCGGACGGCACGCTCGATCTCGATGGGGCCCAGAAGCTGGCTCACCACCTCGTCGAGCACGGCAACGACGGTCTCGTGGTGGCCGGGACGACCGGCGAGTCGCCGACGCTCTCGCACGACGAGACGCTCGATCTGTTCTCGGCGGTCGTCGATGCCGTCGGCGGCCACGCCAAGGTCGTGGCGGGGGTCGGCAAGAACGACACGGCCGAAACCGTCGCGCTCGCGGCCGAGGCGGCGCCCCGCGGCATCGACGGCATCATGCTCGTGACGCCCTACTACAACCGGCCGCAGGTGCGCGGGTTGGAGGCGCACTTCACGACCGTCGCGGCCGCCGTCGACCTGCCGGTGCTGCTCTACAACATCCCGGGGCGCACCGCGGCGGAGATCCCGCCGGCGTCGCTGCTGGCGCTCGCCGAACGCGTCGACAACATCGTGGGCGTCAAGGACGCCGTCAAGGACCTCGACAAGGCCGCGTGGCTCGTCTCTCGCAAGCCGGACGACTTCGATGTCTACGCGGGCAACGACATCGACCTGCTGCCGCTGCTGGCGGTCGGCGCCGTCGGCGTGGTCAGCGTCGCGGGGCACTTCGTCGCGGACCGGCTCGCGCGCATGATCGAGGTCTTCCCGCGCGATCCGGCTGCTGCGCGCAATGATCACCTCGCGCTGCTCGGGCTGTTCACGGCACTGTTCATCGAGTCGAACCCGGCACCGCTGAAGGCAGGCCTCGAGCTGGTCGGTCTGCCCGGTGGCGCCGTGCGGCCCCCGTTGGCCGCCGCGAGCGATGCCACGATCACGGCGATGCGCGCCGCCCTGGGCGCGGCCGGCGTCGTCCTCGCGGGAGCGCCATGA
- a CDS encoding bifunctional riboflavin kinase/FAD synthetase: protein MSAPDVVVGDLSAVALTPSAVSVGFFDGVHRGHQAIIGRSQDHAARHGLRSVVVTFDRHPLQIVRPDKVPPLLMTTPRRARTLADLGVDAVVVLPFDERLRMLSAETFITRVLRGALDARHIVVGGNFRFGHGAAGDVDLLTRVGARDGFTVDGVDLLTADGEEISSSRIRAALGDGDVDLAARLLGRPFGIDGTVIHGDHRGKGLGYPTANLEVDDRVVVPATGVYAGVLTHPDGRELPAVTSIGTNPTFNGATLRVETYVLDFDEDLYGLDVMVDLRRFLRGQQRFDDVAALIAAMDGDVRRARRVGADDHLPGGVGGRMT, encoded by the coding sequence ATGAGCGCGCCCGACGTGGTCGTCGGTGACCTGTCAGCCGTCGCCCTGACACCGTCCGCGGTCTCGGTCGGCTTCTTCGACGGCGTGCACCGGGGCCACCAGGCGATCATCGGTCGTTCCCAGGACCACGCCGCCCGTCACGGACTGCGCAGCGTGGTGGTCACCTTCGACCGCCACCCGCTGCAGATCGTGCGGCCGGACAAGGTCCCGCCGCTGCTCATGACCACGCCGCGGCGTGCGCGCACGCTGGCCGACCTCGGGGTCGACGCCGTCGTCGTCCTACCGTTCGATGAGCGGCTGCGCATGCTGTCGGCCGAGACCTTCATCACCCGGGTGCTGCGCGGGGCGTTGGATGCGCGTCACATCGTGGTCGGAGGCAACTTCCGCTTCGGGCACGGCGCGGCGGGCGACGTCGATCTGCTGACCCGGGTCGGCGCGCGTGACGGGTTCACCGTCGACGGCGTCGACCTGCTGACGGCCGATGGCGAGGAGATCAGCTCGTCGCGCATTCGCGCCGCGCTCGGCGACGGAGACGTCGATCTGGCCGCGCGCCTGCTCGGCCGTCCGTTCGGCATCGACGGGACCGTGATCCACGGCGACCACCGTGGCAAGGGCCTGGGCTATCCGACCGCCAACCTCGAGGTCGACGACCGGGTCGTGGTGCCCGCCACGGGCGTGTACGCCGGGGTGCTGACGCACCCGGACGGGCGCGAGTTGCCCGCCGTGACCAGCATCGGCACGAACCCGACGTTCAACGGTGCGACGCTGCGGGTCGAGACGTACGTGCTGGACTTCGATGAGGACCTGTACGGTCTGGACGTCATGGTCGACCTGCGCCGGTTCCTGCGCGGTCAGCAGCGCTTCGACGACGTCGCCGCGCTGATCGCCGCGATGGACGGCGACGTCCGCCGGGCGCGACGGGTGGGCGCCGACGACCACCTGCCGGGTGGCGTCGGCGGCCGGATGACCTGA
- a CDS encoding polyribonucleotide nucleotidyltransferase produces MSRLGSTDVVGTIGDAQIRFETGAVAQQAGGAVVASIGETILLVTSTASGRPKDHLDFFPLTVDYEERMYAAGKIPGGFFKREGRPSEQAILTCRLIDRPMRPTFADGLRNEVQILITTLSADQVNPPDVLAINGASLATLLAGIPFDGPVAGVRMAMARDGSWTAFPSFAFLEEEAVFDLVVAGRLNHTSDEIDILMVEAEATTNAVDIIETGGTKPTEDVVAAAIEESKTYLRQLCDLQMSLAKQAGRSEDTFKRFLAYDDKVMAAVDSAVSADLQALLADGELDKATRTERTVALRERALDAVFNEAGDVDVTDEELEKQGRNAFRSLEKRLIRQRIVRDGVRIDGRGPRDIRPLSASAGVLPRAHGSGLFSRGETQVLNILTLGMLREAQRLDNLSPDDEKRYIHHYNFPPFSTGETGFMRGPKRREIGHGALAERALLPVIPDADAFAYALRLVSEVLSSNGSTSMASVCASTLSLMDAGVPIHAPVAGIAMGLISEDDSYVTLTDIQGAEDAFGDMDFKVAGTPEFVTALQLDTKLSGVPARVLGDALSQARDARMEILQVITDEIAEPRSEMNPHAPRVIVEYIPGDKIGEVIGPKGKIIREITEESGADVDIDDVDGRGVVKIYAADASKAELALQRVRAIANPVIPREGERYFGTVVKTTDFGAFVTLTPGSDGLLHISKLGGDKRLAHADEAVSVGDQLWVEVVQVRDGRKFSLDLVEDGGDDDVATGDAATGDAAAQAPSEPTASRTDDAGGRPRTRGRDGDGEGDERRRTRERTRGDDDGSTVRRRRRRRI; encoded by the coding sequence ATGAGCAGACTCGGCAGTACAGATGTCGTCGGCACGATCGGCGACGCACAGATCCGCTTCGAGACCGGCGCGGTCGCCCAGCAGGCCGGAGGCGCGGTCGTCGCGTCGATCGGTGAGACGATCCTGCTCGTCACGTCCACGGCGTCGGGCCGTCCCAAGGACCACCTGGACTTCTTCCCGCTGACGGTCGACTACGAAGAGCGCATGTACGCCGCCGGCAAGATCCCCGGCGGGTTCTTCAAGCGCGAGGGTCGTCCCAGCGAGCAGGCGATCCTGACATGCCGTCTGATCGACCGCCCGATGCGGCCGACGTTCGCCGACGGCCTGCGCAACGAGGTCCAGATCCTGATCACCACCCTGTCGGCCGATCAGGTCAACCCGCCGGACGTGCTGGCGATCAACGGCGCGTCGTTGGCCACGCTGCTGGCCGGCATCCCCTTCGACGGGCCGGTCGCCGGCGTGCGCATGGCCATGGCGCGCGACGGCTCCTGGACCGCGTTCCCGAGCTTCGCCTTCCTCGAAGAGGAGGCGGTGTTCGACCTCGTGGTGGCCGGACGGCTCAACCACACCAGCGACGAGATCGACATCCTGATGGTGGAGGCCGAGGCGACCACCAACGCCGTCGACATCATCGAGACCGGTGGCACGAAGCCGACCGAGGATGTCGTGGCCGCCGCGATCGAGGAGTCCAAGACCTACCTGCGCCAGCTGTGTGACCTGCAGATGAGCCTGGCCAAGCAGGCCGGGCGGTCCGAGGACACCTTCAAGCGGTTCCTGGCGTACGACGACAAGGTCATGGCCGCCGTCGACAGCGCCGTGTCGGCGGACCTGCAGGCGCTGCTCGCCGACGGCGAGCTCGACAAGGCGACGCGCACCGAGCGCACCGTCGCGCTCCGCGAGCGGGCGCTGGACGCCGTCTTCAACGAGGCCGGTGACGTCGACGTCACCGACGAGGAGCTCGAGAAGCAGGGCCGCAACGCGTTCCGCTCGCTGGAGAAGCGTCTCATCCGTCAGCGCATCGTGCGCGACGGCGTGCGCATCGACGGCCGTGGGCCGCGCGACATCCGTCCGCTGTCCGCCTCCGCCGGCGTCCTGCCGCGTGCGCACGGGTCGGGCCTGTTCTCGCGGGGCGAGACACAGGTCCTCAACATCCTCACCCTGGGCATGCTGCGGGAGGCGCAGCGGCTGGACAACCTCTCGCCCGACGACGAGAAGCGCTACATCCACCACTACAACTTCCCACCGTTCTCGACCGGCGAGACGGGGTTCATGCGTGGCCCGAAGCGCCGGGAGATCGGGCACGGTGCCCTCGCCGAGCGTGCGCTGCTGCCGGTGATCCCCGACGCCGACGCGTTCGCCTACGCGCTCCGGCTGGTCAGCGAGGTGCTGAGCTCCAACGGCTCGACGTCGATGGCCAGCGTCTGCGCCTCGACGCTGTCGCTGATGGACGCCGGGGTGCCGATCCACGCGCCGGTCGCGGGCATCGCGATGGGGCTGATCTCCGAGGACGACAGCTACGTGACCCTGACCGACATCCAGGGTGCCGAGGACGCCTTCGGCGACATGGACTTCAAGGTCGCGGGCACGCCTGAGTTCGTGACGGCGCTGCAGCTGGACACCAAGCTGTCGGGCGTCCCCGCCCGCGTGCTCGGTGACGCGTTGAGCCAGGCCCGCGACGCGCGCATGGAGATCCTCCAGGTCATCACCGACGAGATCGCCGAGCCCCGCAGCGAGATGAACCCGCACGCCCCGCGGGTCATCGTCGAGTACATCCCCGGCGACAAGATCGGCGAGGTGATCGGGCCGAAGGGCAAGATCATCCGCGAGATCACCGAGGAGTCCGGTGCCGACGTCGACATCGACGACGTCGACGGACGCGGCGTGGTCAAGATCTACGCCGCCGACGCCAGCAAGGCCGAGCTCGCGCTGCAGCGTGTGCGGGCCATCGCCAACCCCGTGATCCCCCGCGAGGGCGAGCGCTACTTCGGCACGGTCGTCAAGACCACCGACTTCGGTGCGTTCGTCACGCTCACGCCGGGATCCGACGGGCTGCTGCACATCTCGAAGCTGGGCGGCGACAAGCGACTGGCCCACGCTGACGAGGCGGTCAGCGTCGGCGATCAGCTGTGGGTCGAGGTCGTGCAGGTCCGCGACGGGCGGAAGTTCTCCCTCGATCTCGTCGAGGACGGCGGTGACGACGACGTCGCCACCGGCGACGCCGCCACCGGCGACGCCGCTGCCCAGGCACCGAGCGAGCCGACGGCGAGCCGGACCGACGACGCCGGCGGACGCCCACGCACCCGCGGCCGTGACGGCGACGGGGAGGGCGACGAACGTCGGCGCACACGGGAGCGCACCCGCGGTGACGACGACGGGTCGACCGTGCGTCGGCGGCGCCGCCGACGCATCTGA